One segment of Primulina tabacum isolate GXHZ01 chromosome 6, ASM2559414v2, whole genome shotgun sequence DNA contains the following:
- the LOC142549386 gene encoding elongation factor 1-delta 2-like, translating into MTSFDVSLESGLKKLDEYLLSRSYITGYLASKDDLTVHTSLVKPPPSDFVNVSRWYNHIEALLRICGVSGEGCGVTIEGSAPASKEAIATPPVADSKASTVEDDDDDDDVDLFGEETEEEKKAAEERAASVKASGKKKESGKSSVLLDVKPWDDETDMKKLEEAVRSVQMEGLLWGASHLIPVGYGIKKLQIMMTIVDDLVSIDSLIEEHLTVEPISEYVQSCDIAAFNKI; encoded by the exons ATGACTTCGTTCGACGTTAGTTTGGAATCTGGCCTCAAGAAGCTCGATGAGTATCTTTTATCTCGCAGTTATATAACTGG GTATCTCGCATCAAAAGACGATCTCACTGTGCATACTTCACTTGTGAAGCCTCCACCATCTGACTTTGTGAATGTATCACGGTGGTACAACCATATTGAGGCGTTGTTGAGGATCTG TGGAGTTTCTGGTGAAGGATGCGGTGTGACTATTGAAGGGTCAGCTCCAGCTTCTAAGGAGGCAATTGCAACTCCTCCAGTTGCAGACAGTAAG GCCTCAACTGTTGAGGATGACGACGACGACGACGATGTGGACTTGTTTGGTGAGGAAACTGAGGAGGAGAAGAAAGCTGCTGAAGAACGTGCGGCATCTGTGAAGGCATCTGGAAAGAAGAAAGAAT CTGGGAAGTCATCTGTCCTACTGGATGTAAAACCATGGGATGATGAAACAGACATGAAAAAGCTCGAGGAAGCTGTTAGAAGCGTGCAGATGGAAGGGCTACTCTGGGGAGCAT CTCATCTTATCCCAGTAGGATATGGTATCAAGAAGCTGCAGATTATGATGACCATTGTGGATGACTTGGTGTCTATTGATTCACTCATTGAGGAACACCTCACCGTGGAACCAATAAGTGAATATGTCCAAAGTTGCGACATTGCAGCCTTCAATAAAATCT AG
- the LOC142549388 gene encoding UPF0235 protein At5g63440 isoform X1, with the protein MPKRTTHTYSSEDALPEGPDSDLFVYYCKHCSSHVLITDTQLQKMPKRNTDKAYVLDRKKHLARLNTSEAGKVLLKRGEGKVEKQYRMNCVGCELLVCYRAEEDMASASIIYVVDGALSTIAAETNPQDAPVPPCISQLEGGLVQVAIEVEDRSQRSAITRVNADDVRVTVAAPAARGEANNELLEYMGKVLGLKLSQMTLQRGWNNKSKLLVVEDLSARQVYEKLLEAAQP; encoded by the exons ATGCCGAAACGAACGACGCATACATACTCTAGCGAGGACGCTTTGCCGGAAGGTCCCGATTCCGATCTCTTCGTCTACTACTGCAAGCATTGCAGCTCTCATGTTCTTATTACCG ATACTCAATTGCAGAAAATGCCCAAAAGAAATACGGACAAAGCTTATGTCTTGGACAGGAAGAAGCATCTTGCGAGGCTCAACACTAGTGAAGCTGGAAAGGTTCTTTTGAAGCG TGGTGAAGGGAAAGTGGAGAAGCAGTATCGAATGAATTGTGTGGGTTGTGAGCTGCTTGTTTGCTATCGCGCTGAAGAAGATATGGCATCTGCTTCCATCATATATGTTGTAGACGGTGCACTTAGTACAATTGCTGCTGAAACTAATCCACAG GATGCTCCTGTTCCGCCCTGCATATCGCAATTAGAGGGCGGCCTTGTTCAAGTGGCCATCGAAGTGGAAGACCGTTCACAACGCTCAGCAATTACAA GAGTAAATGCTGACGATGTTCGAGTTACTGTTGCCGCACCTGCAGCCCGAGGGGAAGCTAACAATGAGCTTTTAGAATATATGGGAAAG GTATTAGGTTTGAAACTGAGCCAGATGACTCTCCAAAGAGGGTGGAATAATAAATCAAAGCTCCTGGTG GTGGAGGATTTGAGCGCCAGACAAGTATATGAGAAACTCCTTGAAGCTGCACAACCTTGA
- the LOC142549388 gene encoding UPF0235 protein At5g63440 isoform X2: MFLLPKMPKRNTDKAYVLDRKKHLARLNTSEAGKVLLKRGEGKVEKQYRMNCVGCELLVCYRAEEDMASASIIYVVDGALSTIAAETNPQDAPVPPCISQLEGGLVQVAIEVEDRSQRSAITRVNADDVRVTVAAPAARGEANNELLEYMGKVLGLKLSQMTLQRGWNNKSKLLVVEDLSARQVYEKLLEAAQP, translated from the exons ATGTTCTTATTACCG AAAATGCCCAAAAGAAATACGGACAAAGCTTATGTCTTGGACAGGAAGAAGCATCTTGCGAGGCTCAACACTAGTGAAGCTGGAAAGGTTCTTTTGAAGCG TGGTGAAGGGAAAGTGGAGAAGCAGTATCGAATGAATTGTGTGGGTTGTGAGCTGCTTGTTTGCTATCGCGCTGAAGAAGATATGGCATCTGCTTCCATCATATATGTTGTAGACGGTGCACTTAGTACAATTGCTGCTGAAACTAATCCACAG GATGCTCCTGTTCCGCCCTGCATATCGCAATTAGAGGGCGGCCTTGTTCAAGTGGCCATCGAAGTGGAAGACCGTTCACAACGCTCAGCAATTACAA GAGTAAATGCTGACGATGTTCGAGTTACTGTTGCCGCACCTGCAGCCCGAGGGGAAGCTAACAATGAGCTTTTAGAATATATGGGAAAG GTATTAGGTTTGAAACTGAGCCAGATGACTCTCCAAAGAGGGTGGAATAATAAATCAAAGCTCCTGGTG GTGGAGGATTTGAGCGCCAGACAAGTATATGAGAAACTCCTTGAAGCTGCACAACCTTGA